A genomic stretch from Plasmodium reichenowi strain SY57 chromosome 4, whole genome shotgun sequence includes:
- a CDS encoding histone acetyltransferase, putative, translating to MRTKNANKLNVEQTTGEIKKVELNREYYNCIKTYASDLQNLSFNFFPSINTYTCVPKLSAVNTITFHPCISSSDYINKTYTFKPLFTHHFFSDSEQVIGFENLNIEFYYTCDNYEVFMKLNGSICDQYENSNYIMLMLLQSLYITTPYPGGFIESEDKFLSILNRNDKKLVKKNSYEELVRNAIYKPPGYIIYEKHISKDIILQIRKCGFSSEYFKFDSSSDIKNIKRETVNVENEQICDEISPNNAKVSHENTSGSLVPTDVLEWDRTVNKRRAAVNNILIRSEKRGSRSRANSIHTKSESRKSSIVRRNTSDSLSKSKEDVEDNTKKVVPGNGRRRRRKKSTVDNMENNVNDSNVNESNTNENIGNKDNHEILDNNESVNNNENVNNNENVNNNENVNNNENVNNNENVNNNNDNNKNNENIDDNNNNNNDNDNAVSEKNKVGTRKYSDSKNSCSSINARNNALNVWTKGKRRRRKKKREALIKNDADGNNSGEENKVVKSLYTRNVTEKDMSQMYKDYLKVLDERKNQKKKKKRKRRRKKKNVEGGENEGKPKQTMEGGEASGKCSINDQEGGKVYNKEGEREEEEEEEDDDDEYDEDDDDDVEEEIDEEERLRKLISENYHNRYDYTVKDNFEILHRRVEWFYHWFIESASNIEYDYRWSVILPYIIFKHDKSKPFAKNNFIDNLNAELFKSRSSPTTNVQKKDVKEETMNGCKVEGGSLEVPNKLSEKKNASTVTNISTVTNISNVSKVTSIKSKSNGSKNNQSDVQNDKELSEGTLNVHRKEKQTDEVIVVEDEYEDGSEEKKKSTGKRCLLTNGQEVNENKKRNKGQGHEDERNDNNIEIVEIKDDVEVIEISEGEEKEGKKRENTLDSNKNSSNNNSNSNNKKNNISSSGCNGSDNNNNNNNNFTQTDVACFPKEYVITNDLVKQAIFDTLNNVNNKNEEDYYSFHNDHDVVYLYADLLKEKEDNNNNNNILDEPKKDKDDKVNSIEKWKRESASKTNVIERFNSKKEEQNEESSEYCYYFYLFGLATTYTFFTFQFDRNRISQFLIFPPMQCKGLGMQVLEKIYHLSIVNTNIREITVEDPAVSFTQLRDIITIKMCIDLNILSPSVLYPQEYLTTKNIQKENVELDKRKFMVVCKETHKQITRMIETLMLADVLPHPAPAYTDNEEKVTGLRKREKKNDNSSCLNSMEYFESSDLCKQVRIKIKKRIKNDYIGNLINKNMNCMASDVFQDYVKEELYKLWRKQCRVYYRTIRKLRNIYPL from the exons ATGAGAACGAAAAATGCAAACAAATTAAATGTAGAACAGACCACAGgtgaaattaaaaaagttGAACTAAATCgagaatattataattgtaTAAAGACATATGCAAGTGATTTACAaaatttatcttttaatttttttccatccataaatacatacacaTGCGTACCTAAACTTAGTGCTGTTAATACAATAACATTTCATCCATGTATATCAAGTTCtgattatattaataaaacatatacTTTCAAACCATTATTTActcatcatttttttagTGACAGTGAACAG GTAATTGGATTTGAAAATTTGAATATAGAATTTTATTATACGTGCGACAATTATGAAGTGTTCATGAAATTGAACGGGTCCATATGTGACCAATATGAAAATTCAAATTATATCATGTTAATGCTTTTACAAAGTTTATATATCACCACTCCTTATCCAGGTGGCTTTATAGAAAGTGAAGATAAATTTTTAAGTATATTAAATCgaaatgataaaaaattagTTAAAAAGAATAGTTATGAGGAACTAGTGAGGAATGCAATATATAAGCCTCCGGggtatattatttatgaGAAACATATTAGTAAAGATATAATTTTACAAATACGCAAATGTGGATTTTCCTctgaatattttaaatttgaTAGTAGTAGtgacataaaaaatataaaaagagaAACTGTAAACGTAGAAAATGAACAGATATGTGATGAAATTAGTCCAAATAATGCAAAAGTAAGTCATGAAAATACATCGGGAAGCTTAGTACCTACTGATGTTTTGGAATGGGATAGAACTGTGAATAAAAGGAGAGCAGctgttaataatattttgattaGGAGCGAAAAGAGAGGTTCAAGAAGTAGGGCGAATAGTATACATACCAAATCAGAGTCAAGAAAAAGTAGTATTGTTAGGAGAAATACAAGTGATAGTCTTAGTAAAAGTAAAGAGGATGTTGAGGATAATACAAAGAAGGTGGTTCCTGGTAACGGTAGACGAAGGaggagaaaaaaaagtacagttgataatatggaaaataatgtaaatgaTAGTAATGTAAATGAAAGCaatacaaatgaaaatatagGTAATAAAGACAACCACGAAATTTTGGATAACAATGAAAGTgtgaataataatgaaaatgtgaataataacgaaaatgtgaataataatgaaaatgtgaataataatgaaaatgtgaataataatgaaaatgtgaataataataatgataataataagaataatgaaaatatagatgataataataataacaataatgataatgataatgcCGTTTCTGAAAAGAATAAGGTGGGTACGAGAAAATATTCAGATTCCAAAAACTCCTGCAGCAGTATTAATGCTCGTAACAATGCCCTAAACGTATGGACCAAaggaaaaagaagaagacgtaaaaagaaaagagaagcattaattaaaaatgatgcTGATGGCAATAATTCCGGGGAAGAAAATAAAGTTGTAAAAAGTTTGTATACAAGAAATGTTACAGAAAAAGATATGTCTCAAATGTACAAAGATTATTTAAAAGTATTAGATGAACGAAAAAATcaaaagaagaagaaaaaaagaaaaagacggagaaaaaaaaaaaatgtagaaGGAGGAGAAAACGAAGGAAAACCTAAACAGACTATGGAAGGAGGAGAAGCTTCAGGTAAATGTTCTATTAATGATCAGGAAGGAGGAAAAGTATACAACAAAGAAGGAGAAAgagaagaagaagaagaagaagaagatgatgatgatgagTATGATGAGGATGATGACGATGATGTAGAAGAAGAAAttgatgaagaagaaagGTTAAGAAAATTGATAAGTgaaaattatcataatagATATGATTATACAGTTAAAGATAATTTTGAAATTTTACATAGAAGAGTTGAATGGTTTTATCATTGGTTTATTGAAAGTGCATCAAACATTGAATATGATTATAGATGGAGTGTAATATTAccatatattatatttaaacatGATAAGAGCAAGCCATTTgcaaaaaataattttattgaTAATTTAAACGCGGAATTGTTTAAAAGCCGTTCATCACCTACTACGAATGTTCAAAAAAAGGATGTTAAGGAAGAAACTATGAATGGTTGTAAGGTTGAAGGGGGTTCATTAGAAGTACCAAATAAATTaagtgaaaaaaaaaatgcaTCAACAGTCACGAATATATCAACCGTTACTAATATTTCCAATGTATCAAAAGTGACCAGCATAAAAAGCAAGTCGAATGGTTCAAAAAACAATCAAAGCGATGTGcaaaatgataaagaaTTAAGCGAAGGCACATTGAATGTACAcagaaaagaaaaacaaacGGACGAAGTTATAGTAGTAGAAGATGAATATGAAGATGGAAGtgaggaaaaaaaaaagagtaCTGGTAAAAGATGTTTGTTAACTAATGGTCAGGAGGTAAATGAAAACAAGAAAAGAAACAAAGGTCAAGGACATGAAGATGAACGAAATGACAATAATATTGAAATAGTAGAAATAAAAGATGATGTTGAAGTGATAGAGATATCTGAGGGAGAAGAAAAAGAGGGAAAAAAGAGAGAAAATACTTTGGATAGTAACAAAaatagtagtaataataatagtaatagcaataataaaaaaaataatataagtaGTAGTGGCTGTAATGGtagtgataataataataataataataataattttacaCAAACAGATGTAGCGTGTTTTCCAAAAGAATATGTAATTACCAATGATCTAGTCAAACAGGCAATATTTGATACCCTCAATAAcgtaaataataaaaatgaagaagattattattcttttcataATGATCATGATgttgtttatttatatgcAGATTTGCTTAAGgaaaaagaagataataataataataataatattttagatgaaccaaaaaaagataaagatGATAAAGTTAATTCCATCGAAAAGTGGAAGAGAGAAAGTGCTTCAAAGACAAATGTAATTGAACGTTTTAATAGTAAGAAAGAAGAACAGAATGAAGAAAGTAGTGAgtattgttattatttttatttatttggTTTAGCAACAACTTATACGTTTTTTACATTTCAATTTGATAGAAATAGAATATCTCAATTTTTGATTTTCCCTCCCATGCAATGTAAAGGGTTAGGTATGCAGGTTTTAGAAAAGATTTATCATTTATCAATTgttaatacaaatattagAGAAATAACGGTTGAAGATCCAGCAGTTTCATTTACTCAATTAAGAGATATCAttacaataaaaatgtgcattgatttaaatattttatcacCGAGTGTTTTATATCCACAAGAATATTtaacaacaaaaaatattcaaaagGAAAATGTGGAATTAGATAAGAGGAAGTTTATGGTAGTTTGTAAAGAAACACACAAGCAAATTACTAGAATGATCGAAACTTTAATGTTAGCTGATGTATTACCTCATCCTGCTCCTGCATATACAGATAATGAGGAAAAGGTTACAGGCCTTAGGAAAAGAGAGAAGAAAAATGATAACAGCAGTTGTTTAAATTCAATGGAATATTTCGAATCTTCTGATTTATGTAAACAAGTGcgaataaaaataaaaaagaggataaaaaatgattacATAGGAAATTTGATCaacaaaaatatgaattGCATGGCCAGTGACGTCTTCCAAGATTAC GTGAAAGAAGAACTATATAAGTTGTGGAGGAAACAATGTAGAGTTTATTATAG GACTATAAGAAAGTTAAGAAACATATATCcattataa
- a CDS encoding repressor of RNA polymerase III transcription MAF1, putative has translation MINLDIEILNDVNLILEKLDAHDRFIEAKIELFEDIDKTKNCYSTTLNNEENISNTQIFSSELDINNKLDEENNMSPFYDNRNIISQMNENNVKHLDPLNPFDNENNISKEIHNNKEIEENEKNEENKDKNDNKYYDNENINNDNNKYNDSEHINDNNNNNKYNDRENINNDNNKYNDNNKYNDNNKYNDNNKYYDNNKYNDNNNTCYINIPDSIITNKNVKKKKIPEVINNNGKEKKSILTNIINILNYVFPDYEFKYLNNSNYKYIKNINSVIDNINYNLFYIIENIYRGFNKKIWKILKELIDFKYCDVYTYLNDTDNDPYVDKESISSFNYFFFAKKNKRILFISCITKPKYKNQKNDEDFNNLYMGIQDDPSINEQNEYDDEDSSLC, from the coding sequence atgattaaTTTAGATATTGAAATATTGAATGATGTCAATTTAATATTAGAAAAATTAGATGCCCACGATCGTTTTATTGAAGCAAAAATAGAACTGTTCGAAGATATAGACAAAACGAAAAATTGTTATAGTACTactttaaataatgaagaaaatataagtaATACACAAATATTTAGCTCCGAATTGGATATTAATAACAAACtagatgaagaaaataatatgagccctttttatgataatagaaatattatcTCACAAATGAACGAAAATAATGTTAAACATTTGGACCCTTTGAATCCTTttgataatgaaaataatatatcaaaagaaatacataataataaggaaatagaggaaaatgaaaaaaatgaagaaaataaagacAAGAAcgataataaatattatgataacgaaaatataaataatgataataataaatataatgatagcgaacatataaatgataataataataataataaatataatgatagggaaaatataaataatgataataataaatataatgataataataaatataatgataataataaatataatgataataataaatattatgataataataaatataatgataataataacacTTGCTATATTAATATCCCAGATAGTATTATTACcaataaaaatgtaaaaaaaaaaaaaattcctgaagttattaataataatggaaaagaaaaaaaaagcattttgactaatattattaatatcttAAATTATGTTTTTCCAGATTATGAATTTAAATACTTAAATAATTCAaactataaatatataaaaaatatcaatAGTGTtattgataatataaactataacttattttatattattgaaaatatttatagaggattcaataaaaaaatatggaaaatattaaaagaacTTATAGATTTCAAATATTGTGATGTCTATACTTATTTAAACGATACAGATAACGATCCATATGTTGATAAAGAAAGTATATCAAGCTTTAATTACTTCTTCTttgcaaaaaaaaataaaagaattcTTTTCATATCTTGTATAACCAAAccaaaatataaaaatcaaaaaaatgatgaagattttaataatttatatatggGTATACAAGATGACCCATCAATCaatgaacaaaatgaatatgATGACGAAGATTCCTCACTTTGTTAA
- a CDS encoding prohibitin-like protein, putative, with translation MKRHFIKLKYDIRNVKYYHSHKINIRNIHNIIKNERAKNTDLSVHNNPRINEKKCVENENFIYPNINIDIKKNKMHIIDDQVESIKYEEKEKEKENEKIKLLKVKNVKLLTCCIITTLFFYFTLKKVPEGYVCLVQNKYDGKVIPYIYDDLMTFFFNPLKYKVIHMRIIPIQRKYTNVYETLDKQKIKVKLEVKMKPKIPFIIDIYSTFGINYSTSYIEKEMNFDLKNVIKYYNLNTLLENNQSVHDDNATVDDAIDQIMDRFYDSSIFHKIILMDVTILFEKVE, from the coding sequence atgaaacgtcattttataaaattaaaatatgatataagaaatgtaaaatattacCATTCACAcaagataaatataagaaatatacataacataataaaaaatgaaagagCTAAAAATACAGATTTAAGTGTTCATAATAATCCAAgaataaatgaaaagaaatgtgtagaaaatgaaaattttatatatcctaatattaatattgatattaaaaaaaataaaatgcATATAATAGATGATCAAGTTGaaagtataaaatatgaagaaaaagaaaaagaaaaagaaaatgaaaaaataaaattattaaaagtaaaaaatgtaaaattattaacCTGTTGTATAATTACAActctctttttttatttcacACTTAAAAAAGTTCCTGAAGGTTATGTATGCTTAgttcaaaataaatatgatggAAAAGTTAtaccatatatatatgacgATTTGAtgacttttttttttaatcctttaaaatataaagttATACATATGAGAATTATACCTATACAAAGGAAGTATACAAATGTATATGAAACGTTagataaacaaaaaattaaagtAAAATTAGAAGTTAAAATGAAACCTAAAATACCGTTTATTATTGATATTTATAGTACCTTTGGTATAAATTATAGTACCTCTTATattgaaaaagaaatgaattttgatttaaaaaatgttatcAAATATTATAACCTAAATACATTACTAGAAAATAATCAAAGTGTTCATGATGATAATGCTACAGTGGATGATGCAATAGATCAAATTATGGACCGCTTTTACGATTCCTCTATATTCCACAAAATTATTCTTATGGATGTTACcatattatttgaaaaggtggaataa
- a CDS encoding CDGSH iron-sulfur domain-containing protein, putative, with protein sequence MGNNMLKAKSRNVFRKKGDILNTNNLKAVHIETFYPPLKSSKKVSVCRCWKSFNFPYCDNTHQKLQQQGVVCGPLLLEIRKSKTVRSPQ encoded by the coding sequence ATGggtaataatatgttaaaagCGAAATCACGTAATGTCTTTCGTAAAAAAGgtgatatattaaatacaaataatttaaagGCAGTACATATCGAAACTTTCTATCCACCCTTAAAAAGTTCGAAAAAAGTTTCTGTGTGTAGATGTTGGAAATCTTTTAATTTCCCATATTGTGATAATACTCATCAAAAATTGCAACAACAAGGAGTAGTTTGTGGACCATTACTTTTAGAAATACGTAAAAGCAAGACAGTACGTTCTCctcaataa